A genomic segment from Treponema sp. Marseille-Q3903 encodes:
- a CDS encoding tetratricopeptide repeat protein, which yields MKFYRNFTKEQKRQLKRKSKYVCGIAAIIIILLLIFKCGIRDDKQKKSKAQAPSEQKILEFSEDSKIIEEDKVGEKISGREKTDEKGKSDEKKSDGRELSDKEKSGESRKGIEKKDDVNKNTAENKGDSKQKSSGKSAEKAEKQSAKKSAGKSEEKSAEKKSREKSDKTSPTENKKLDEARSTENKSSQSGRLENLIEKLNDAELPAEKNKLIDEGAELAKKIIETEPENESAHYMLSVEAQKNKNYEQALRELEKAIVKNENNYLYYYDKGKIEYILKKYEDAISSFKHSMSLNDSFAQTCYNLGLSYVKIGNENEALIYLTRSTKINQNYEKGYLEIARVYNRLGKFEQCVKAYETVIQKFQNNFQAMMELGSVYYQNGKLAEAEKQYKSALSKLQKSEMQTLTEYNLSTVLFDERKYEEAQNYARLAYEKKDFISNNSAKANIVYNYALIENTLGKTEAAIKLYNEALTLNPNHVKAMINLASSMMTLKNPDFDRVYKLLSQAYSANKDNFEVNNNLGSYYILKNDFANAVAFYEKASKIKPNDTEVQSNLGNAYLKNGNLEEAKRVFNELISKNAKDWDSYVNLAKVYIQLRDKENARKNLLFVKANQPDFRTEEVNSLILLLVEL from the coding sequence ATGAAGTTTTATCGCAATTTTACAAAAGAGCAGAAACGTCAGCTGAAAAGGAAATCAAAGTATGTGTGCGGAATTGCTGCAATTATAATAATTTTGCTTTTGATTTTTAAATGCGGCATTCGAGATGATAAACAAAAAAAATCAAAAGCTCAGGCGCCATCTGAGCAAAAAATATTAGAATTTTCTGAAGATTCAAAGATAATTGAAGAAGACAAAGTCGGTGAAAAAATATCAGGAAGAGAAAAAACTGATGAAAAAGGGAAATCTGATGAAAAAAAATCAGACGGCAGAGAACTGTCTGACAAAGAAAAATCTGGCGAAAGCCGCAAAGGCATCGAAAAAAAAGACGATGTAAATAAAAATACCGCCGAAAACAAAGGAGACAGCAAGCAAAAGTCCTCTGGAAAATCCGCAGAAAAAGCGGAAAAACAATCCGCAAAAAAATCTGCGGGAAAATCTGAGGAAAAATCTGCCGAAAAAAAATCCCGAGAAAAATCAGATAAAACTTCCCCCACCGAAAATAAAAAACTTGACGAAGCTCGCTCAACCGAAAATAAAAGCAGTCAGAGCGGTCGCCTTGAAAATCTTATTGAAAAATTAAATGACGCAGAACTTCCCGCAGAAAAAAACAAATTGATTGACGAAGGCGCGGAACTTGCAAAAAAAATCATTGAAACTGAACCAGAAAACGAGTCAGCGCATTACATGCTTTCTGTTGAAGCTCAAAAAAATAAAAATTATGAACAGGCGTTGCGAGAACTCGAAAAAGCCATCGTCAAAAACGAAAACAATTACCTTTATTACTACGACAAAGGCAAAATCGAATATATTTTGAAAAAATATGAAGATGCAATCAGCTCTTTTAAACATTCGATGAGCCTAAACGATTCTTTTGCGCAAACTTGCTATAACCTCGGTTTGTCTTACGTTAAGATTGGCAACGAAAATGAAGCGCTGATATATCTCACTCGTTCAACGAAAATAAATCAAAACTATGAAAAAGGTTATCTTGAGATTGCGAGAGTGTATAATCGGCTTGGCAAATTTGAACAGTGTGTAAAAGCGTACGAGACTGTAATCCAAAAATTCCAAAATAATTTTCAAGCGATGATGGAGCTCGGTTCTGTTTACTATCAAAATGGAAAACTTGCAGAAGCTGAAAAACAATATAAATCTGCCCTTTCAAAGCTTCAAAAAAGTGAGATGCAGACTTTGACTGAATACAATCTTTCAACAGTTCTTTTCGATGAAAGAAAATATGAAGAAGCACAAAATTATGCCAGACTTGCTTATGAAAAAAAAGATTTTATCTCAAATAATTCCGCAAAAGCAAATATTGTCTACAACTATGCTCTGATTGAAAATACGCTTGGAAAAACAGAAGCTGCAATAAAATTGTATAACGAAGCTTTAACTTTAAATCCCAATCATGTAAAAGCAATGATAAATTTGGCTTCATCGATGATGACATTAAAAAATCCTGATTTTGATAGAGTTTATAAACTTTTGTCACAAGCGTACAGCGCAAACAAAGATAATTTTGAAGTGAACAACAATCTAGGAAGCTATTATATTTTAAAAAATGATTTTGCAAATGCCGTAGCGTTTTATGAAAAAGCTTCAAAAATTAAACCTAACGATACTGAAGTTCAGTCAAACCTCGGGAATGCATATCTGAAAAACGGAAATCTTGAAGAGGCAAAAAGAGTTTTTAATGAGCTTATTTCAAAAAATGCAAAAGACTGGGACTCTTATGTGAATCTGGCTAAAGTTTATATTCAGCTGCGAGACAAGGAAAACGCTCGAAAAAATCTTTTGTTTGTAAAAGCGAATCAGCCTGATTTTAGGACTGAAGAAGTGAACAGCCTTATTTTGCTTCTTGTTGAATTGTGA
- a CDS encoding tetratricopeptide repeat protein, which produces MKQKSKLFIVVFLFILSGVNVFAQPADGSNNKSEFQSQGELLFKQNKTQDAVEVLEYEILNGQIFENTYNILGLAYYQLGDYEKSVDAFKRGLKYGKVDVKIINYNLGNTFYAMKDYNSAKECYSLALAEDDKFYDAILNRANALLMSDQLKTAHDQYVDYLKKNPTTEQKDSIEQMIQALEEDIARREEEARLLAEKNKSVWEEYDASITENQSGSKGPKWEKIENEFKNKQITEESSQWEPINHDEKTGERKDYENLVGEKKWENIGVTDNGKKSAMTKKTDWEHIDSKIAEAYKNEDDKHVDFEQFKKSLQPSDLLKANGEYISDEELEKYFYENYKSDRENGERWSGLSDEDILELEELDADSKAAHQRWLNEQKRIKKQKEEEALKQKKLEDEKRKLENRQLIEDMMEAEDKRRKKLLDDMANSLQNSDNANKSSGTENAFEYDIEGELD; this is translated from the coding sequence ATGAAGCAGAAATCTAAATTATTTATCGTCGTATTTTTATTTATATTGTCAGGTGTAAACGTTTTTGCGCAACCTGCAGATGGCTCAAATAACAAATCTGAGTTTCAATCTCAAGGTGAACTTTTGTTCAAACAAAACAAAACACAAGATGCCGTCGAAGTTCTTGAATATGAGATTTTGAATGGTCAGATTTTTGAAAATACATATAACATACTTGGATTGGCTTATTATCAGCTTGGAGATTATGAAAAATCAGTAGATGCTTTTAAACGCGGATTAAAATATGGAAAAGTTGATGTAAAAATAATAAATTACAATCTTGGAAATACATTTTACGCAATGAAAGATTACAATTCTGCAAAAGAATGTTATTCGCTAGCCCTCGCCGAAGATGATAAATTTTACGATGCGATTTTAAATCGAGCAAACGCACTTTTAATGTCAGATCAATTGAAAACGGCACATGACCAATACGTCGATTATCTTAAAAAAAATCCCACAACAGAACAAAAAGATTCTATAGAACAGATGATTCAAGCATTGGAAGAAGATATTGCACGGCGCGAAGAAGAAGCTAGGCTTTTAGCGGAAAAGAATAAATCAGTCTGGGAAGAATACGATGCGTCAATCACTGAAAATCAAAGCGGTTCAAAAGGACCGAAATGGGAAAAAATAGAAAATGAGTTTAAAAACAAGCAGATAACCGAAGAGTCTTCGCAATGGGAACCTATCAATCATGATGAGAAAACAGGCGAACGCAAAGATTATGAAAATCTCGTTGGAGAAAAAAAATGGGAAAATATCGGTGTAACCGATAACGGGAAAAAGTCAGCGATGACAAAAAAAACAGATTGGGAGCACATCGACTCTAAAATTGCAGAAGCATATAAAAATGAAGATGACAAACATGTAGACTTTGAGCAGTTTAAAAAATCGCTTCAACCTTCTGATTTATTGAAAGCTAACGGCGAATATATATCTGATGAAGAACTTGAAAAATATTTCTACGAAAACTATAAATCGGATAGAGAAAACGGCGAAAGATGGTCAGGTCTGAGCGATGAAGATATACTCGAACTCGAAGAACTCGACGCAGATTCGAAAGCCGCTCATCAGCGATGGCTGAACGAACAAAAAAGAATTAAAAAACAAAAAGAAGAAGAAGCCTTAAAGCAAAAAAAACTTGAAGATGAGAAACGAAAACTCGAAAACAGACAATTGATTGAAGATATGATGGAAGCTGAAGACAAACGCCGCAAAAAATTGCTTGACGATATGGCAAACTCTCTGCAGAATTCCGACAATGCGAACAAATCGTCAGGAACTGAAAATGCTTTTGAATATGATATAGAAGGAGAACTCGATTGA
- a CDS encoding tetratricopeptide repeat protein gives MIFVLITIFAVVVLVLIFFIFKGFLSPKRLEAVPRLLKQGKTTNAIKLTKQIISKDPKNYLAHYYLGKAYLKENRTELAVMEYKTVNDNALFGDSIDELTFRTEYSQILLKYNNQNEALKNYLLLTKLDPRNAENFYQVGRLYEMQNRYDIALGFMKKCAMLDKKHAKAHAEIGLMLYRAKNFNDAKKEIDTAIRLSPETYSSYYYLGKIYKDAKDLPGAIKAFEKAQRDQEYKQKAIIEHGSCYMMAGRLDNAIVDFLRAIELDKTNTQSETLYARYFLASCYEKSRKIDKAIEQWESIYKKNKGFRDVAAKISEYKDLQSNDYLKDYLTCSNDEFAEICKNATIKGLGFQVLSCDLKKWGCQITCVNKSDESWMAVRKQVMMIRFYRDPEPVPEQEIHNCLDEMKTLNSVKAYMFSSSDYHSAAKRFAENRPVELIEKAKLEALLAKAGK, from the coding sequence GTGATTTTTGTTTTAATTACTATTTTTGCAGTTGTTGTTTTAGTTTTAATATTTTTCATTTTCAAAGGTTTTCTATCTCCAAAAAGGCTCGAAGCAGTTCCTCGTCTCTTAAAGCAGGGAAAAACTACAAATGCAATAAAGCTTACAAAGCAGATAATTTCAAAAGATCCTAAAAATTATCTTGCTCATTATTATCTTGGAAAAGCATATCTAAAAGAAAACAGAACCGAACTCGCTGTGATGGAATACAAAACTGTCAACGACAACGCTCTTTTTGGAGATTCAATCGATGAACTTACATTCCGCACAGAGTATTCTCAGATTTTATTAAAATACAACAATCAAAATGAAGCTCTAAAAAATTATCTTCTTCTGACAAAACTCGATCCGCGAAATGCTGAAAACTTCTATCAGGTTGGACGGCTCTATGAAATGCAGAACAGATATGACATCGCTTTGGGATTTATGAAAAAATGTGCAATGCTCGATAAAAAGCACGCAAAAGCGCATGCCGAAATCGGACTTATGCTTTATCGCGCAAAGAATTTCAACGATGCAAAAAAAGAAATCGACACTGCTATAAGGTTGAGTCCGGAAACTTATTCTTCATATTATTATCTTGGAAAGATTTACAAAGATGCAAAAGATTTGCCGGGTGCGATAAAGGCGTTCGAAAAAGCCCAGCGCGATCAAGAATATAAACAAAAGGCAATCATCGAACACGGTTCATGTTATATGATGGCTGGACGGCTCGATAACGCAATTGTAGATTTTCTAAGAGCGATTGAACTCGACAAAACAAACACCCAGTCGGAAACTCTTTACGCTCGTTACTTTCTTGCAAGTTGTTACGAAAAATCACGCAAAATCGACAAAGCGATTGAACAGTGGGAATCGATTTACAAGAAAAACAAAGGATTTCGCGATGTGGCAGCAAAAATTTCCGAATACAAAGATTTACAATCAAACGATTATCTAAAAGATTATCTGACATGCAGCAACGACGAATTTGCAGAAATCTGCAAGAATGCGACAATAAAAGGGCTCGGATTTCAGGTTTTAAGCTGCGATCTAAAAAAATGGGGCTGTCAGATTACATGTGTCAACAAAAGCGACGAATCATGGATGGCAGTACGCAAACAGGTTATGATGATTCGTTTTTACCGTGATCCCGAACCTGTTCCCGAACAAGAAATACACAACTGTCTTGATGAAATGAAAACATTAAACAGTGTAAAAGCATATATGTTCTCGAGCTCTGATTATCATTCAGCAGCAAAGAGATTTGCAGAAAACAGACCTGTTGAACTTATAGAAAAAGCAAAACTGGAAGCTCTTTTGGCAAAAGCTGGTAAATAA
- a CDS encoding transcriptional regulator, which produces MNFTLAQSEDDFYKAHTKAFFNSIQHLLSPEEASLISLNDVKQMIKSNAETYIGMKEIPIDKIVGSEGRYNDFDNKFFPKHTHLKNRWEHVDQAAIESITLPPIKVYEIAGLYFVRDGNHRVSVAKARGIEFIDAEVVSLQSEIKLRRPKNLKDIVKQIINYEKREFYSMTCFGDITDYWVLDFSTPGQYDVIYNHIMTHKYYMSCQEKTEISMEDAILSWFNNVYLPLASIINKKHMLRRFPRRTIGDLYVWTVRYWDDLKQKFGDDIPMDKAVSDFNKKYRIPFLRRILNRIKCIILRKSIETSHPFPTEQKLDGKKFQC; this is translated from the coding sequence ATGAATTTTACTTTAGCTCAGTCGGAAGATGATTTTTACAAAGCACATACAAAAGCTTTTTTTAACTCAATTCAGCACTTGCTTTCACCCGAAGAAGCATCTCTTATATCGTTAAACGATGTAAAACAGATGATTAAGTCAAACGCAGAGACTTACATCGGAATGAAAGAGATTCCTATCGATAAAATAGTAGGAAGCGAAGGGCGTTACAATGATTTTGATAACAAGTTTTTTCCAAAGCACACACATCTAAAAAACAGATGGGAACATGTAGATCAAGCTGCAATAGAATCGATAACACTCCCACCGATTAAAGTATATGAAATTGCAGGACTTTATTTTGTGCGCGATGGAAACCACCGTGTTTCAGTTGCAAAAGCACGCGGAATAGAATTTATAGATGCAGAAGTTGTATCTCTCCAAAGTGAAATAAAACTTCGTCGTCCAAAAAATTTGAAAGATATAGTTAAACAAATTATCAATTACGAAAAGCGTGAATTTTACAGCATGACATGTTTTGGCGATATCACAGATTATTGGGTGCTTGATTTTTCAACACCAGGACAATACGACGTAATTTACAACCACATCATGACACATAAATATTACATGTCCTGTCAAGAAAAGACTGAAATCTCTATGGAAGATGCAATTCTTTCATGGTTTAACAATGTTTATTTGCCGCTTGCATCTATCATAAATAAAAAACACATGTTGAGACGTTTTCCACGCAGAACTATAGGAGACCTTTACGTATGGACTGTGCGTTATTGGGATGATCTAAAACAAAAATTCGGTGATGATATTCCTATGGACAAAGCTGTTTCAGATTTCAATAAAAAATACAGAATTCCATTTCTACGCCGAATTCTAAACAGAATAAAATGCATCATTCTGAGGAAATCAATCGAAACTTCACATCCTTTTCCTACAGAACAAAAACTTGACGGCAAAAAATTTCAATGTTAA
- a CDS encoding metallophosphoesterase: protein MKILCVSDYVDPLIYNQDVKQTFSDVDLILCAGDLPMDYVDFIVTVFNKPTYFIFGNHNLNEFHYFHNKSCNLNEKNFNSREICSPGHGAIYLGFKTFINHDLSYIDPKTGKKTPLLIAGCSGSIEYNHGLNQYTDFAMKLKLLKMIPKLIKNKIKYGRYLDIFMTHASPRHIHDHEDPCHKGFECYNWFIKKFKPTFMVHGHIHLYDVREERIGKYFDTTIVNAYAHTVIELPSG, encoded by the coding sequence ATGAAAATATTATGTGTATCTGACTATGTAGATCCTCTAATATACAATCAGGATGTCAAGCAGACTTTTTCTGATGTTGATTTAATATTGTGTGCCGGCGACTTACCGATGGATTACGTTGACTTTATAGTAACAGTCTTTAATAAACCGACTTACTTTATTTTCGGAAATCACAACCTCAATGAGTTCCATTATTTTCACAATAAAAGCTGTAATCTAAACGAAAAAAATTTTAACAGCAGAGAAATATGTTCTCCCGGTCACGGGGCAATATATCTTGGATTCAAAACTTTTATAAACCATGATTTATCGTATATTGACCCTAAAACCGGAAAAAAGACTCCGCTTTTGATAGCCGGGTGTTCAGGTTCAATCGAATACAACCACGGCTTAAATCAGTACACGGATTTTGCAATGAAATTAAAATTATTAAAAATGATTCCAAAATTGATCAAAAATAAAATTAAATATGGCAGATATCTTGATATCTTCATGACGCACGCTTCTCCTCGTCACATTCACGATCATGAAGATCCCTGCCATAAAGGTTTTGAATGCTATAACTGGTTCATTAAAAAATTTAAACCGACATTTATGGTTCACGGGCACATCCATCTATACGATGTGCGCGAAGAACGCATCGGTAAATATTTTGATACAACAATTGTCAACGCTTATGCACATACAGTTATAGAATTACCTTCAGGATAA
- a CDS encoding GAF domain-containing SpoIIE family protein phosphatase: MSAIIALGAVYSLFNKQYFYLAVTIIIAQVLLLPYLILKAFDNPQKREEKRASKKQTEINVSHDSDMVNKEVVAQIEEKYKRLLNINKDLIFKLSTFFSSNNSLENFLEYCNNLVTEKVKADGCIFIIADDYDNTLSVKSFKGNFPPPYKLPEDLPHKPIRVETNLKFAQFPLTDNIFGQIFTDGQPVLIEDSVKDSRVFQNGPEEFLKCGSYIFVQLKQFDTVIGLIALSRNYGNEKFTKADFDSAIILADAISTSMKPLYSFLDYAEHTELHKGGSIASKYQKDMLPQKFPVIPGLSIGCFTNQMENVCGDYYDILVSRKDKISFVMADVAGKGMNSLIVMIMIRAVLRLAVHTAQSASTVMSWVNRGICLENSKIDHFASVALIDYNPLTKEADICTCGNNPVFHYCASDKTVKQISIPSEPMGVTKDTVYKSDTIHLSPGDIIVTCTDGLLESLNENGVQYSLENLKKVIIKNSNASAKDISNRVKDNLKRYCGTAQQYDDQSLLIVKVQ, from the coding sequence ATGTCGGCAATTATCGCTTTAGGAGCTGTTTATAGTTTGTTTAATAAACAGTATTTTTACCTTGCAGTTACAATAATAATTGCACAGGTATTATTGCTTCCTTATTTAATATTAAAAGCATTCGACAATCCTCAAAAACGAGAAGAAAAACGCGCTTCTAAAAAACAGACAGAAATCAATGTTTCGCACGACAGCGATATGGTAAATAAAGAAGTAGTCGCTCAAATTGAAGAAAAATACAAGAGACTTCTCAACATCAATAAAGATTTGATATTTAAACTTTCAACATTTTTTTCAAGCAATAACTCACTGGAAAACTTCCTTGAATATTGTAATAATCTTGTTACGGAAAAGGTAAAAGCGGACGGTTGTATTTTCATCATCGCTGATGATTACGACAACACTCTCTCTGTAAAATCATTTAAAGGAAATTTTCCACCTCCATATAAATTGCCGGAAGACTTGCCGCACAAACCTATAAGAGTTGAGACAAACCTTAAATTTGCGCAGTTTCCTCTGACAGACAATATTTTCGGTCAGATTTTCACAGACGGACAGCCTGTTTTAATTGAAGACTCGGTAAAAGATTCTCGTGTTTTTCAAAATGGTCCGGAAGAATTCTTAAAATGCGGAAGTTATATTTTTGTGCAGCTAAAGCAGTTTGATACTGTAATTGGACTTATCGCACTTTCACGAAATTACGGCAATGAAAAATTTACAAAAGCCGATTTTGACAGCGCAATAATTCTTGCAGATGCAATTTCAACCTCTATGAAGCCTCTGTACAGCTTCCTTGATTATGCTGAACACACAGAGTTGCACAAGGGAGGAAGCATAGCTTCTAAATATCAAAAAGACATGTTACCTCAGAAATTTCCAGTTATTCCCGGACTCTCAATTGGATGTTTTACAAACCAGATGGAAAATGTCTGCGGAGATTATTACGATATTCTAGTTTCAAGGAAAGACAAAATCTCATTTGTAATGGCAGATGTTGCAGGTAAAGGAATGAATTCGCTTATCGTGATGATTATGATTCGTGCAGTTCTCCGCCTTGCTGTTCATACAGCACAATCAGCATCAACAGTTATGTCTTGGGTAAACAGAGGAATTTGTCTTGAAAATTCAAAAATCGACCATTTTGCAAGTGTTGCTCTGATAGATTATAATCCTCTCACAAAAGAAGCTGACATCTGTACATGTGGAAATAATCCTGTTTTCCACTACTGTGCATCAGATAAAACAGTTAAACAGATTTCAATTCCAAGTGAGCCGATGGGTGTTACTAAAGACACTGTTTATAAAAGCGATACTATTCATTTATCACCCGGAGATATCATTGTGACTTGTACAGACGGATTACTTGAATCTCTCAACGAAAATGGTGTACAATATTCACTTGAAAATCTAAAAAAAGTGATTATTAAAAATAGCAATGCATCCGCAAAAGATATTTCAAATCGTGTAAAAGATAATTTGAAGAGATACTGTGGAACAGCACAACAATATGATGATCAGTCACTTTTGATTGTCAAAGTTCAATAA
- a CDS encoding Hsp33 family molecular chaperone HslO produces MIKSELNSELQTYLGTLEDDKLHIFTMADGRLRGALFHGTRFVNRMRAQHKLGILETYILGQASLCGALTIPMMKDLEHNVIRFEGTGSAEGYSVEADSTGYVRGYIYNRNIPVLKPLENWDLKPFLGAGNLTFSRIHKDDKFPQSSTVDVDGKDIAADFASYFLQSEQINTAFQASIKFDRDGAVIGAGAMYLQVMPKTGGTAKLGAQVDSHVQESDYEEEILLKAENAFRACPSLGLLYSEKKVTSADIIIGMFREFNPEITLERDIRWDCPCNKDYFISYLKNLPKSQIEDFKKNGPDPLEITCRNCGSVYEIPVSEI; encoded by the coding sequence ATGATTAAATCAGAATTAAACAGTGAGCTGCAGACTTATCTTGGTACTTTAGAAGATGATAAACTTCATATTTTTACAATGGCTGACGGTCGCCTTCGTGGCGCATTATTTCACGGCACTCGTTTTGTAAACAGGATGAGGGCACAGCATAAACTCGGCATTCTTGAAACTTATATTTTGGGGCAGGCGAGCTTGTGCGGCGCTCTTACAATTCCAATGATGAAAGACCTAGAGCACAATGTTATCCGTTTTGAAGGAACCGGTTCTGCAGAAGGATATTCCGTAGAGGCAGATTCAACCGGCTACGTGCGCGGATATATCTACAACAGAAATATCCCTGTATTAAAACCTCTTGAAAACTGGGATTTAAAGCCTTTTCTCGGCGCCGGAAATCTGACGTTTTCTCGCATTCATAAAGATGATAAATTTCCGCAAAGCTCTACCGTCGATGTAGATGGAAAAGATATTGCAGCTGATTTCGCTTCATATTTCCTGCAATCAGAACAGATAAACACAGCATTTCAGGCGAGCATAAAATTCGACAGAGATGGGGCTGTGATTGGAGCCGGCGCAATGTATCTTCAAGTTATGCCAAAAACCGGTGGAACTGCAAAATTGGGAGCACAGGTAGACAGCCACGTACAGGAAAGCGATTATGAAGAGGAAATCCTTTTAAAAGCTGAAAATGCTTTCAGAGCATGTCCAAGTCTCGGGCTTTTATACAGCGAAAAAAAAGTGACATCTGCCGACATAATAATAGGAATGTTCCGTGAATTTAATCCGGAAATCACATTAGAGCGCGATATAAGATGGGACTGCCCTTGCAACAAAGATTATTTCATCAGCTATCTCAAAAATTTACCGAAATCTCAAATCGAAGACTTCAAAAAAAATGGACCGGATCCATTGGAAATAACGTGCCGCAACTGTGGCAGCGTTTACGAAATTCCTGTCTCTGAAATTTAA
- a CDS encoding ATP-binding protein, giving the protein MVQEIKELRSDENDPLFDKTNMLKKEFPSDFRQIRYFTLLIVQSAPTEIKELNLLEQQISEVIKNAVKHGNHCDINKKVTVWYSFSPTHAHIIVQDEGEGFKELEKWNEFNRKRLECLHKNDFMELANYVSFRTKESDSQDGGNALFAALEYWNGGFVYNAKRNAVAMLKKFQQKFHNANNDGE; this is encoded by the coding sequence ATGGTTCAGGAAATAAAAGAACTTAGATCGGATGAAAATGATCCATTATTTGACAAAACAAATATGCTTAAGAAGGAATTTCCTTCTGACTTCAGACAAATTCGTTATTTCACATTGCTTATTGTTCAGTCGGCACCGACAGAAATTAAGGAATTAAACCTTCTTGAACAGCAGATTAGCGAAGTTATAAAAAATGCTGTAAAACACGGAAATCACTGTGATATCAACAAAAAGGTTACTGTATGGTATTCATTCAGCCCTACTCACGCACATATCATAGTACAAGACGAAGGTGAAGGATTTAAAGAACTTGAAAAATGGAACGAATTCAATAGAAAACGTCTCGAATGCCTTCACAAAAATGACTTTATGGAATTAGCTAATTATGTGTCATTCCGTACAAAAGAATCTGACAGTCAAGACGGCGGAAACGCTTTGTTCGCTGCTCTGGAATACTGGAACGGTGGATTTGTTTACAATGCAAAACGAAATGCTGTTGCTATGTTGAAAAAATTCCAGCAGAAATTTCACAACGCAAACAACGACGGCGAATAA
- a CDS encoding anti-sigma factor antagonist (This anti-anti-sigma factor, or anti-sigma factor antagonist, belongs to a family that includes characterized members SpoIIAA, RsbV, RsfA, and RsfB.) — MELKIRKNGDVYIIDVTGEMDLYNSYKLKELVMKMLEKNVKYFLINLEQVDYIDSSGIGALIYICSTIKKMNLSLAIANIHGSVKKVIELTKLMGYFPIANSIEEALLMVKE; from the coding sequence ATGGAACTTAAAATACGCAAGAATGGAGACGTTTACATTATAGACGTAACAGGTGAAATGGATCTTTACAATTCATATAAGTTGAAAGAACTTGTTATGAAAATGCTTGAAAAAAATGTAAAATATTTCCTTATCAATCTTGAACAGGTAGATTATATCGACTCATCTGGAATCGGTGCTCTTATCTACATTTGCTCAACAATTAAAAAAATGAATTTGAGTCTTGCGATTGCAAACATTCACGGTTCAGTAAAAAAGGTAATTGAGCTTACAAAATTGATGGGGTACTTCCCTATCGCTAACAGCATTGAAGAAGCTCTCCTTATGGTAAAAGAATAA